From one Mustela nigripes isolate SB6536 chromosome 16, MUSNIG.SB6536, whole genome shotgun sequence genomic stretch:
- the TMEM97 gene encoding sigma intracellular receptor 2 gives MMGALGARRGLEWLLGLYFLFHVPITLLLDLQVVLPRELYPVELTNLLKWYMKEFKDPLLQAPPAWFKSFLFCELVFQLPFFPVAAYAFLRGGRRWIRTPAIIYSVHTMTTLIPILSTFLFDDFSKASGFKGQGPKTFHERLTLISVYAPYFLIPLMLLLFMLRSPYYKYEEKRKKK, from the exons ATGATGGGGGCTCTGGGCGCCCGGCGCGGCCTGGAGTGGCTACTGGGCCTCTACTTCCTCTTTCACGTCCCCATCACTCTGCTGCTGGACCTGCAGGTGGTGCTGCCGCGCGAACTCTACCCGGTCGAG ctGACAAACCTGCTGAAGTGGTACATGAAGGAGTTCAAAGACCCTCTGCTTCAGGCCCCCCCAGCGTGGTTTAAGTCCTTCCTGTTTTGCGAGCTTGTGTTCCAGCTGCCTTTCTTTCCCGTAGCGGCATACGCCTTCTTGAGAG GAGGCCGCAGGTGGATCCGCACCCCTGCAATCATCTATTCCGTTCACACCATGACAACGCTCATTCCAATCCTCTCAACGTTTCTATTTGATGATTTCTCCAAAGCCAGTGGTTTCAAAGGACAAGGACCTAAGACTTTCCACGAAAGACTTACCCTCATCTCTGTCTATGCCCCCTACTTTCTCATCCCTCTTATGCTTCTGCTTTTCATGTTGCGGAGCCCCTACTACAAGTacgaggagaaaaggaagaaaaaatga
- the IFT20 gene encoding intraflagellar transport protein 20 homolog isoform X3, which produces MAKDILGEAGLHFDELNKLRVLDPEVTQQTIELKEECKDFVDKIGQFQKIVGGLIELVDQLAKEAENEKMKAIGARNLLKSIAKQREAQQQQLQALIAEKKMQLERYRVEYEALCKVEAEQNEFIDQFIFQK; this is translated from the exons ATGGCCAAGGATATCCTGGGGGAAGCTGGGCTGCACTTTGACGAGCTGAACAAGCTGCGCGTGTTGGACCCTGAGGTTACCCAGCAGACCATAGAGCTCAAGGAAGAATGCAAGGACTTTGTGGACA AAATTGGCCAGTTTCAGAAAATAGTTGGCGGTTTAATTGAGCTTGTTGACCAGCTtgcaaaagaagcagaaaatgagaagatgaaG GCCATTGGTGCTCGGAACTTGCTCAAATCTATAGCAAAACAGAGAGAAGCCCAACAGCAGCAACTCCAAGCACTaatagcagaaaagaaaatgcagcttGAAAG gtatCGGGTTGAATATGAAGCTCTGTGTAAAGTAGAAGCAgaacaaaatgaatttattgaccaatttatttttcagaaatga
- the IFT20 gene encoding intraflagellar transport protein 20 homolog isoform X2: protein MTHLPAATSAPSEQSFSREAGRETAMAKDILGEAGLHFDELNKLRVLDPEVTQQTIELKEECKDFVDKIGQFQKIVGGLIELVDQLAKEAENEKMKAIGARNLLKSIAKQREAQQQQLQALIAEKKMQLERYRVEYEALCKVEAEQNEFIDQFIFQK from the exons ATGACACACCTCCCGGCTGCCACTAGCGCCCCTTCAGAGCAGAGCTTCTCTAGGGAAGCCGGAAGGGAAAcag CTATGGCCAAGGATATCCTGGGGGAAGCTGGGCTGCACTTTGACGAGCTGAACAAGCTGCGCGTGTTGGACCCTGAGGTTACCCAGCAGACCATAGAGCTCAAGGAAGAATGCAAGGACTTTGTGGACA AAATTGGCCAGTTTCAGAAAATAGTTGGCGGTTTAATTGAGCTTGTTGACCAGCTtgcaaaagaagcagaaaatgagaagatgaaG GCCATTGGTGCTCGGAACTTGCTCAAATCTATAGCAAAACAGAGAGAAGCCCAACAGCAGCAACTCCAAGCACTaatagcagaaaagaaaatgcagcttGAAAG gtatCGGGTTGAATATGAAGCTCTGTGTAAAGTAGAAGCAgaacaaaatgaatttattgaccaatttatttttcagaaatga